In a genomic window of Melopsittacus undulatus isolate bMelUnd1 chromosome 1, bMelUnd1.mat.Z, whole genome shotgun sequence:
- the SNRK gene encoding SNF-related serine/threonine-protein kinase isoform X1 encodes MAGFKRGYDGKIAGLYDLDKTLGRGHFAVVKLARHVFTGEKVAVKVIDKTKLDTLATGHLFQEVRCMKLVQHPNIVRLYEVIDTQTKLYLILELGDGGDMFDYIMKHEEGLNEDLAKKYFAQIVHAISYCHKLHVVHRDLKPENVVFFEKQGLVKLTDFGFSNKFQPGKKLTTSCGSLAYSAPEILLGDEYDAPAVDIWSLGVILFMLVCGQPPFQEANDSETLTMIMDCKYTVPPHVSKECKDLITRMLQRDPKRRASLEEIENHAWLQGVDPSPATKYNIPLVSYKNLSEEEHNSIIQRMVLGDIADRDTIVEALETNKYNHITATYFLLAERILREKQEKEIQTRSASPSNIKAQFRQSWPTKIDVPQDLEDDLTASPLSHATVPQSPARTAENVLNGHRSKVLGDSAKKEDIPELGGPALSAVPSVSLKPTTSGRKCLFRVEEDEEEDEEDKKPISLSTQVVLRRKPSVTNRLTSRKSAPVLNQIFEEGESDDEFDMDENLPPKLSRLKMNIASPSTVHKRYHRRKSQGRGSSCSSSETSDDDSESRRRLDKDSGFTYSWHRRDSSEGPPGSQGDGGGQSKPGNANGGVDKTSPSDNNKGGGTPSGSSGGGANNTSGSTRRCAGSGNSLQLSSRSAGELVESLKFMSLCLGSQIHSSTKYIIDPQNNLSFSSVKVQEKSTWKMCISSSGSSNQASSLGSLKYFSDQMSVTANKFERIKNRNLKNNVLQLPLCEKISVNIQRNPKEGLLCTSSQTSCCHVI; translated from the exons atggCAGGCTTCAAGCGAGGATACGATGGAAAAATTGCAGGATTGTATGACTTGGATAAAACTTTGGGCAGAGGCCATTTTGCTGTGGTCAAACTTGCTCGGCATGTCTTTACAGGTGAAAAAGTAGCGGTAAAAGTAATTGACAAGACCAAACTAGACACTTTAGCCACTGGACATCTTTTTCAAGAGGTTAGATGCATGAAACTAGTGCAACATCCCAATATAGTACGGCTGTATGAAGTGATTGATACCCAGACTAAGCTTTATCTTATCTTAGAGCTAGGTGATGGAGGAGATATGTTTGATTACATCATGAAACATGAAGAAGGCTTGAATGAGGATctggcaaaaaaatattttgctcaaATAGTTCATGCTATATCCTACTGCCATAAACTGCATGTAGTTCACAGAGACTTAAAGCCAGAGAATGTGGtcttctttgaaaaacaagGACTTGTGAAATTGACTGATTTTGGATTCAGCAATAAATTTCAGCCTGGAAAGAAGCTCACCACAAGCTGTGGATCTCTTGCATATTCTGCTCCTGAAATTTTACTTGGGGATGAATACGATGCACCAGCAGTGG ATATATGGAGTTTGGGGGTCATCCTCTTTATGCTGGTTTGTGGACAACCACCATTTCAAGAAGCAAATGACAGTGAAACTCTGACTATGATAATGGACTGCAAATACACAGTGCCACCTCATGTGTCCAAAGAATGTAAAGA tCTAATTACACGGATGTTGCAGAGAGACCCAAAGCGAAGGGCATCTTTAGAAGAGATTGAAAACCATGCGTGGCTCCAAGGAGTTGACCCTTCTCCTGCAACAAAGTACAATATTCCTCTTGTGTCATATAAAAATCTCTCTGAGGAGGAACACAACAGTATAATACAACGTATGGTCCTTGGGGATATAGCAGACCGAGATACAATAGTGGA GGCATTGGAAACTAACAAATACAATCACATCACTGCTACTTACTTCTTACTAGCTGAACGGATTctgagagaaaaacaagagaaagaaattcagaCCAGATCTGCAAGCCCCAGCAACATCAAAGCTCAGTTCAG GCAGTCATGGCCAACAAAAATTGATGTACCTCAGGATCTGGAGGATGACCTTACAGCTTCTCCTCTCTCCCATGCCACTGTTCCTCAGTCACCAGCTCGCACAGCTGAGAATGTTCTCAATGGCCACAGGAGCAAGGTCCTTGGTGATTCAGCAAAGAAGGAGGATATCCCTGAGTTAGGTGGGCCAGCACTTTCAGCAGTCCCGTCTGTGAGCTTAAAACCCACCACAAGTGGCCGCAAGTGCTTGTTCAGAGTagaagaggatgaagaggaggatgaagaagaTAAGAAACCTATTTCTCTTTCTACTCAAGTTGTTCTGCGCCGTAAGCCCTCAGTCACAAACCGACTTACTTCAAGAAAGAGTGCACCAGTCCTCAATCAGATCTTTGAGGAGGGCGAGTCAGATGATGAGTTTGACATGGATGAGAACTTGCCCCCAAAGCTCAGCAGGTTAAAAATGAATATTGCTTCACCGAGCACAGTGCATAAACGCTATCACAGGAGGAAAAGCCAGGGCCGGGGCTCTAGCTGCAGTAGCTCAGAAACAAGCGATGATGACTCGGAAAGCAGGAGACGCCTAGACAAAGATAGTGGGTTCACTTACTCATGGCACAGGCGGGATAGTAGCGAAGGGCCACCTGGCAGCCAGGGAGATGGAGGTGGACAAAGCAAACCAGGTAATGCAAACGGAGGAGTAGACAAAACAAGCCCAAGTGATAACAACAAGGGTGGTGGGACCCCCTCTGGTAGCTCTGGCGGTGGCGCCAACAACACTTCAGGTTCCACTCGGCGATGTGCTGGATCTGGAAACTCCCTGCAGCTGTCGTCTAGAAGTGCAGGGGAACTGGTTGAAAGCCTGAAGTTTATGAGCCTTTGCCTAGGCTCGCAGATTCACAGCAGCACTAAATACATTATTGATCCTCAAAACAATCTGTCCTTTTCCAGTGTAAAAGTACAGGAGAAATCAACATGGAAAATGTGTATAAGCTCCAGCGGAAGCTCAAACCAGGCTTCGTCCCTGGGCagcctaaaatatttttctgaccAAATGTCAGTCACAGCAAACAAATTTGAACGGATAAAGAACAGGAACTTGAAAAACAATGTGCTACAACTACCTCTCTGTGAAAAGATATCTGTGAATATTCAGCGTAACCCAAAGGAGGGGCTTCTCTGTACCTCCAGTCAAACCAGTTGTTGTCATGTCATTTGA
- the SNRK gene encoding SNF-related serine/threonine-protein kinase isoform X2, producing MQGAARGAAARGGDAAAAAGNIWSLGVILFMLVCGQPPFQEANDSETLTMIMDCKYTVPPHVSKECKDLITRMLQRDPKRRASLEEIENHAWLQGVDPSPATKYNIPLVSYKNLSEEEHNSIIQRMVLGDIADRDTIVEALETNKYNHITATYFLLAERILREKQEKEIQTRSASPSNIKAQFRQSWPTKIDVPQDLEDDLTASPLSHATVPQSPARTAENVLNGHRSKVLGDSAKKEDIPELGGPALSAVPSVSLKPTTSGRKCLFRVEEDEEEDEEDKKPISLSTQVVLRRKPSVTNRLTSRKSAPVLNQIFEEGESDDEFDMDENLPPKLSRLKMNIASPSTVHKRYHRRKSQGRGSSCSSSETSDDDSESRRRLDKDSGFTYSWHRRDSSEGPPGSQGDGGGQSKPGNANGGVDKTSPSDNNKGGGTPSGSSGGGANNTSGSTRRCAGSGNSLQLSSRSAGELVESLKFMSLCLGSQIHSSTKYIIDPQNNLSFSSVKVQEKSTWKMCISSSGSSNQASSLGSLKYFSDQMSVTANKFERIKNRNLKNNVLQLPLCEKISVNIQRNPKEGLLCTSSQTSCCHVI from the exons ATATATGGAGTTTGGGGGTCATCCTCTTTATGCTGGTTTGTGGACAACCACCATTTCAAGAAGCAAATGACAGTGAAACTCTGACTATGATAATGGACTGCAAATACACAGTGCCACCTCATGTGTCCAAAGAATGTAAAGA tCTAATTACACGGATGTTGCAGAGAGACCCAAAGCGAAGGGCATCTTTAGAAGAGATTGAAAACCATGCGTGGCTCCAAGGAGTTGACCCTTCTCCTGCAACAAAGTACAATATTCCTCTTGTGTCATATAAAAATCTCTCTGAGGAGGAACACAACAGTATAATACAACGTATGGTCCTTGGGGATATAGCAGACCGAGATACAATAGTGGA GGCATTGGAAACTAACAAATACAATCACATCACTGCTACTTACTTCTTACTAGCTGAACGGATTctgagagaaaaacaagagaaagaaattcagaCCAGATCTGCAAGCCCCAGCAACATCAAAGCTCAGTTCAG GCAGTCATGGCCAACAAAAATTGATGTACCTCAGGATCTGGAGGATGACCTTACAGCTTCTCCTCTCTCCCATGCCACTGTTCCTCAGTCACCAGCTCGCACAGCTGAGAATGTTCTCAATGGCCACAGGAGCAAGGTCCTTGGTGATTCAGCAAAGAAGGAGGATATCCCTGAGTTAGGTGGGCCAGCACTTTCAGCAGTCCCGTCTGTGAGCTTAAAACCCACCACAAGTGGCCGCAAGTGCTTGTTCAGAGTagaagaggatgaagaggaggatgaagaagaTAAGAAACCTATTTCTCTTTCTACTCAAGTTGTTCTGCGCCGTAAGCCCTCAGTCACAAACCGACTTACTTCAAGAAAGAGTGCACCAGTCCTCAATCAGATCTTTGAGGAGGGCGAGTCAGATGATGAGTTTGACATGGATGAGAACTTGCCCCCAAAGCTCAGCAGGTTAAAAATGAATATTGCTTCACCGAGCACAGTGCATAAACGCTATCACAGGAGGAAAAGCCAGGGCCGGGGCTCTAGCTGCAGTAGCTCAGAAACAAGCGATGATGACTCGGAAAGCAGGAGACGCCTAGACAAAGATAGTGGGTTCACTTACTCATGGCACAGGCGGGATAGTAGCGAAGGGCCACCTGGCAGCCAGGGAGATGGAGGTGGACAAAGCAAACCAGGTAATGCAAACGGAGGAGTAGACAAAACAAGCCCAAGTGATAACAACAAGGGTGGTGGGACCCCCTCTGGTAGCTCTGGCGGTGGCGCCAACAACACTTCAGGTTCCACTCGGCGATGTGCTGGATCTGGAAACTCCCTGCAGCTGTCGTCTAGAAGTGCAGGGGAACTGGTTGAAAGCCTGAAGTTTATGAGCCTTTGCCTAGGCTCGCAGATTCACAGCAGCACTAAATACATTATTGATCCTCAAAACAATCTGTCCTTTTCCAGTGTAAAAGTACAGGAGAAATCAACATGGAAAATGTGTATAAGCTCCAGCGGAAGCTCAAACCAGGCTTCGTCCCTGGGCagcctaaaatatttttctgaccAAATGTCAGTCACAGCAAACAAATTTGAACGGATAAAGAACAGGAACTTGAAAAACAATGTGCTACAACTACCTCTCTGTGAAAAGATATCTGTGAATATTCAGCGTAACCCAAAGGAGGGGCTTCTCTGTACCTCCAGTCAAACCAGTTGTTGTCATGTCATTTGA